One genomic window of Pseudomonas chlororaphis subsp. piscium includes the following:
- a CDS encoding MFS transporter, producing MAYNNNKAGYENILLGVLFLTFGFVFFDRLALSFLFPFMADELQLSNSHLGMLSSVLALAWAVSGALVGAWSDRRGKRKPLLIVAVILFSLCSALSGLVTGFLSLLLFRGIMGLAEGPILPLSQSLMVEASSPHRRGLNMGLLQGSAAGLLGAVIGPPVLIALAEAYGWRHAFIVSLVPGLLIALLIWRFVRNDAPPAPITDNSSAAPVNRLALLKSRNIVLCTLISCVFLTWFVILISFTPTFLVKVRGYSPASMGTVMSCLGGAWVLWGFGVAAISDRFGRRPTLVLFSLIAACCPIALLYANSPLLMGVLMLLTYTGLGCFTLFMATIPAETVPREVMATALGMIMGIGELVGGFVSPTIAGFAADRYGLSIVMWISCGGALLAALLALFLKETAPAVLARGRRAEPSPSCALQGNQP from the coding sequence GTTCCTGACGTTCGGTTTCGTCTTTTTCGATCGTTTGGCCCTGTCCTTCCTGTTCCCCTTCATGGCCGACGAGCTGCAACTGAGCAACAGCCACCTGGGCATGCTGTCGTCGGTCCTGGCCCTGGCCTGGGCGGTGTCCGGCGCGCTGGTCGGGGCCTGGTCGGACCGGCGCGGCAAGCGCAAGCCGCTGCTGATCGTCGCGGTGATCCTGTTTTCCCTGTGCTCGGCGCTGTCGGGGCTGGTCACCGGCTTTCTCAGCCTGCTGCTGTTCCGCGGCATCATGGGCCTGGCCGAAGGGCCGATCCTGCCGCTCTCGCAATCGCTGATGGTGGAGGCCTCCTCGCCCCATCGCCGGGGCCTGAACATGGGCCTGCTGCAAGGCTCGGCGGCCGGGCTGCTGGGCGCGGTGATCGGCCCGCCGGTGCTGATCGCCCTGGCCGAAGCCTACGGCTGGCGCCATGCCTTTATCGTCTCGCTGGTCCCCGGATTGCTGATCGCCCTGCTGATCTGGCGCTTTGTGCGCAACGACGCGCCGCCGGCACCGATCACGGACAACAGTTCTGCTGCGCCGGTCAATCGCCTGGCCCTGCTGAAAAGCCGCAACATCGTGCTCTGCACCCTGATCAGCTGCGTGTTCCTCACCTGGTTCGTGATCCTGATTTCCTTCACCCCGACCTTCCTGGTCAAGGTCCGCGGCTACAGCCCGGCGAGCATGGGCACGGTGATGAGTTGCCTGGGCGGCGCCTGGGTGTTGTGGGGCTTCGGCGTGGCGGCGATTTCCGACCGCTTCGGCCGCCGCCCGACCCTGGTGCTGTTCTCGCTGATCGCCGCCTGCTGCCCGATCGCCCTGCTCTACGCCAACAGCCCGCTGCTGATGGGCGTGCTGATGCTGCTGACCTACACCGGCCTGGGTTGCTTCACCCTGTTCATGGCGACCATCCCGGCGGAAACCGTGCCCCGGGAAGTCATGGCCACCGCGCTGGGCATGATCATGGGCATCGGCGAGCTGGTGGGCGGTTTCGTCTCGCCGACCATCGCCGGCTTCGCCGCCGACCGTTACGGCCTGTCCATCGTGATGTGGATCTCCTGCGGCGGCGCCCTGCTGGCCGCGCTGTTGGCGCTGTTCCTCAAGGAAACCGCGCCGGCGGTCCTGGCCCGCGGCCGCCGCGCTGAACCTTCCCCCTCTTGTGCCCTGCAAGGAAACCAGCCATGA
- a CDS encoding 2,3-butanediol dehydrogenase, which translates to MKALRWHAARDLRLSDLQLPQPGPGEVLVQVAYCGICGSDLHEYADGPHSIPQQQPHSLSGCRAPLTLGHEFCGQVLAVGAGVERVQVGSRVAVEPEYRCGDCQYCRAGQYNLCQSMGFIGLMGDGGFAEQVLVPAYMLHPLPDSVSFKQAAVLEPAAVAFHALNQSSLLAGDSCVVFGLGPIGLLLILLARLRGVERIFAVDISPERRRLARDFGAQEVLDGHAADLPQRLHELSGGGVDTAFEAAGSQQTLSLALHALRKGGEVVLVGLMGEVSVDAFHLVNNELRLLGSVGYRNAYPPLIELLASGRLDLTRAVTRCVTLDQAVEHGFEALLRDKSQIKVLVNPNPELAKA; encoded by the coding sequence ATGAAAGCATTACGTTGGCATGCCGCCCGCGACCTGCGCCTGAGCGATCTGCAACTGCCACAGCCCGGCCCGGGCGAGGTGCTGGTCCAGGTGGCCTACTGCGGTATCTGCGGCAGCGACCTGCACGAATACGCCGACGGTCCGCACTCGATCCCGCAACAGCAGCCCCACTCGCTGTCCGGTTGCCGCGCGCCCCTGACCCTCGGCCATGAATTCTGCGGCCAGGTCCTGGCGGTGGGCGCGGGCGTCGAGCGGGTCCAGGTCGGCAGCCGGGTGGCGGTGGAGCCGGAGTATCGCTGCGGCGATTGCCAGTACTGCCGCGCCGGCCAGTACAACCTCTGCCAGTCCATGGGTTTCATCGGCCTGATGGGCGACGGCGGTTTCGCCGAACAGGTGCTGGTGCCGGCCTACATGCTGCACCCGCTGCCGGATTCAGTGAGCTTCAAGCAGGCCGCGGTGCTGGAGCCGGCGGCGGTGGCCTTTCACGCGCTGAACCAGAGCAGCCTGCTGGCGGGCGACAGCTGCGTGGTATTCGGCCTCGGCCCGATCGGCCTGCTGCTGATCCTGCTGGCCCGGCTGCGCGGCGTGGAGCGGATCTTCGCCGTGGACATCAGCCCGGAACGCCGACGCCTGGCCCGCGACTTCGGCGCCCAGGAAGTGCTCGATGGCCACGCCGCCGACCTGCCGCAACGCTTGCACGAATTGAGCGGCGGCGGAGTCGATACGGCCTTCGAGGCCGCCGGCAGCCAGCAGACCCTGAGCCTGGCCCTGCATGCCCTGCGCAAGGGCGGTGAGGTGGTGCTGGTGGGGCTGATGGGTGAGGTCAGCGTCGATGCCTTCCACCTGGTGAACAACGAACTGCGCCTGCTCGGCAGCGTGGGTTATCGCAATGCCTATCCGCCGCTGATCGAGCTGTTGGCCAGCGGCCGCCTCGACCTGACCCGCGCGGTGACCCGCTGCGTGACCCTGGACCAGGCGGTGGAGCATGGCTTCGAAGCGCTGCTGCGGGACAAGAGCCAGATCAAGGTGCTGGTCAATCCCAACCCCGAGCTGGCCAAGGCGTGA